Proteins from a genomic interval of Hydrogenophaga sp. PAMC20947:
- a CDS encoding efflux RND transporter periplasmic adaptor subunit, with amino-acid sequence MSSKTTNAQPTDLQTLLGEDKPPRWWQRSSLWIGLLILVLLGAGLYYWQTQNASKAAPAYVTTELRKGNITLTVSANGTLQPTRSVNVGSELSGTVQRVLVDVNDRVKTGQVMVELDTSKFVDQVNRSRASLAAAQAALAQNKATVTEAQSSLARFEEVARLSGGKVPSATELDTARAALARAVANEASANANVAVARATLSTDETNLTKASIRSPIDGVVLSRSVDPGNAVAASLQAVTLFSVAENLAQLQLEASVDEADVGSVKVDQKATFTVSAYPSRRFPATIRRVAFGSTTTNNVVTYVATLDVDNSDLSLRPGMTAVATIVATERDDVLLVPNTALRFTPTSTAASSTASGGGILSKMMPRPSRGNATKTAGTESKAPGTRQIWILRDGQPVTVSVQTGISDGRLTEVSGDNLTLGMAVITDQRTAGSAS; translated from the coding sequence ATGAGCTCCAAAACCACCAATGCCCAACCCACCGACCTGCAAACCCTGCTGGGCGAGGACAAGCCGCCCCGCTGGTGGCAGCGCAGCTCACTCTGGATCGGCCTCCTGATCCTGGTGCTCCTGGGCGCAGGGCTCTATTACTGGCAAACCCAAAACGCCAGCAAGGCAGCGCCCGCCTACGTCACCACCGAGCTGCGCAAAGGCAACATCACGCTGACCGTATCGGCCAATGGCACCCTGCAGCCCACCCGATCGGTCAACGTTGGCAGCGAGCTGTCGGGGACGGTACAGCGGGTGCTGGTCGACGTGAACGACCGGGTGAAAACCGGCCAGGTCATGGTGGAGCTGGACACGTCTAAATTCGTGGATCAGGTCAACCGGTCACGCGCTTCGTTGGCCGCAGCCCAGGCCGCCTTGGCACAGAACAAGGCCACCGTGACCGAAGCCCAATCCTCTTTGGCGCGCTTTGAAGAAGTCGCCCGGCTCTCGGGCGGCAAAGTGCCCTCGGCCACCGAGCTCGACACCGCCCGCGCCGCGCTCGCACGCGCCGTGGCCAACGAGGCCAGCGCCAACGCCAACGTGGCGGTCGCGCGCGCCACCCTGTCCACCGACGAAACCAACCTCACCAAGGCGTCCATCCGGTCGCCCATCGATGGCGTGGTGCTCAGCCGCTCGGTCGACCCCGGCAACGCAGTGGCCGCATCGCTGCAGGCCGTGACCCTGTTTTCGGTCGCCGAGAACCTCGCCCAGCTGCAGTTGGAGGCCAGCGTGGACGAGGCCGACGTGGGCTCGGTGAAAGTGGATCAGAAGGCCACCTTCACCGTCAGCGCCTATCCCTCGCGCCGGTTCCCGGCCACCATCCGGCGCGTGGCGTTCGGATCGACCACCACCAACAACGTGGTCACCTACGTGGCCACACTGGACGTGGACAACAGCGACCTCAGCCTGCGTCCCGGCATGACCGCCGTGGCCACCATCGTGGCCACCGAGCGCGACGACGTGCTCCTGGTGCCCAACACGGCGCTGCGCTTCACGCCGACCTCGACCGCTGCCAGCAGCACAGCGTCGGGTGGTGGCATTCTTTCCAAAATGATGCCCCGCCCCTCGCGCGGCAACGCCACCAAAACAGCGGGCACCGAGAGCAAAGCACCGGGCACGCGCCAGATCTGGATCTTGCGCGACGGCCAGCCCGTGACCGTGTCCGTGCAGACCGGCATCAGCGACGGCCGCCTGACCGAGGTCAGCGGCGACAATCTGACGCTTGGCATGGCCGTCATCACCGATCAGCGCACCGCCGGCAGCGCATCATGA
- a CDS encoding efflux transporter outer membrane subunit gives MSLALPLALGACASALPANPGMALASVPTQWSSASASTSATDITTWWTRFQDAQLSALVGQALQANTSVKSAQAALRQARALIKVQQAGLGPSLSASGSAQRSQSGSNDASNSFSAGFDASWEPDIFGGNRAAVDATEADAQASAASLADTQVSLAAEVATGYINLRGLQSRLAIARTNLDTQSDTVQITRWRAQAGLASSLDVAQAVGAMEQTSAQIPALQTSVSQALNALAVLTGQAPGQVNAALSQAKPVPPAPADLALAFPTDTLRQRPDVRAAEYNVRAALARVAMADAARYPSFQLSGSLGLSALTLGSLTNSASLVKSLLAGVSASIFDGGAARAQVRAQQAAMEKTLATYEGVVLTALQEVEDALVAIQGDAERLARLQAATTAAAQADELARQRYTSGLIDFATVLTTQRSLLSTQDSVATAQASLSTDHVRLYKSLGGGWTPDANSDTPNATAKR, from the coding sequence TTGTCCCTCGCTTTGCCTCTGGCACTCGGCGCCTGCGCCAGCGCACTGCCGGCAAACCCCGGCATGGCCCTGGCGTCAGTGCCCACGCAGTGGTCCTCGGCATCAGCGAGCACATCGGCTACCGACATCACCACCTGGTGGACGCGTTTTCAGGATGCACAACTGTCCGCGCTGGTCGGCCAGGCGCTGCAGGCCAACACCAGTGTGAAGAGCGCCCAGGCTGCCCTGCGCCAAGCGCGGGCACTGATCAAGGTGCAACAGGCGGGTCTCGGCCCGTCATTGAGCGCATCGGGTTCGGCGCAACGCAGCCAGTCGGGCAGCAATGACGCCAGCAATTCGTTCAGCGCCGGATTTGACGCGAGTTGGGAGCCCGACATTTTTGGCGGCAACCGCGCCGCCGTCGATGCAACCGAGGCCGACGCCCAGGCCTCCGCCGCCAGCCTGGCCGACACCCAGGTGTCGCTCGCGGCCGAAGTGGCGACTGGCTATATCAACCTGCGCGGGCTGCAAAGCCGCCTGGCCATTGCCCGCACCAACCTCGACACCCAAAGCGACACCGTGCAAATCACCCGCTGGCGGGCCCAGGCCGGTCTGGCCTCTTCGCTCGACGTGGCGCAAGCGGTCGGTGCCATGGAGCAGACCAGCGCGCAGATACCCGCCTTGCAAACCAGCGTAAGCCAGGCGTTGAACGCTCTGGCGGTGCTCACCGGTCAAGCGCCAGGGCAAGTGAATGCAGCCCTGTCACAGGCCAAGCCTGTGCCGCCAGCGCCTGCAGACCTGGCCCTCGCATTCCCCACCGACACACTGCGCCAGCGCCCGGACGTGCGCGCGGCCGAGTACAACGTGCGCGCCGCCCTGGCGCGGGTGGCGATGGCCGATGCCGCCCGCTACCCCAGCTTTCAGCTGTCGGGCTCTCTGGGTCTTTCAGCCTTGACCCTGGGCAGCCTCACCAACAGCGCCTCGCTGGTCAAGTCGCTGCTGGCCGGCGTATCAGCGTCCATTTTTGATGGCGGCGCGGCGCGGGCCCAGGTTCGCGCGCAACAAGCTGCCATGGAGAAAACGCTGGCCACGTACGAGGGCGTGGTACTCACCGCCTTGCAAGAAGTGGAAGACGCGCTGGTCGCGATTCAGGGCGACGCCGAGCGTCTGGCCCGCTTGCAGGCCGCCACCACCGCAGCCGCCCAGGCCGACGAGCTGGCCCGCCAGCGCTACACCAGCGGTCTGATCGATTTTGCAACCGTCTTGACCACCCAGCGATCCCTCTTGTCCACACAAGACAGTGTGGCCACCGCCCAGGCCAGCCTGAGCACCGATCATGTGCGCCTGTACAAGTCGCTGGGGGGTGGCTGGACGCCCGATGCCAACAGCGACACCCCGAACGCAACCGCCAAGCGCTGA